The following nucleotide sequence is from Acyrthosiphon pisum isolate AL4f chromosome A2, pea_aphid_22Mar2018_4r6ur, whole genome shotgun sequence.
aaaccttttataattttgagtaggtattatacaaaatgattatcaaataaaatacacgGGGTATgttctttaataataagtacattattaatggtttatttttttaataatcaaaaatataatgtttaaaatatttgattatttgagaattattatagtaattatttaagtatagttaatattataattaatattaataatctattaacattttaaaatttataaaattgtctgggtataataagttttaaaataaatattgcatctattgactattttttatttgtgtgaaACAacttttaaggattattatttttgaaggtatataccaaattaatattaaagggGCCTAGTTTGGCACAATGGTTGGATAAAGTTACTAATGTGGCTCCCGGATAGGGTTCTTTGCTACTAATTCTTGCCTCGTATAAGAAACACACGTTCCAACCGAACTAACTGTAACCTCCACACAAACCCAATGACCCATGTAGCTAAgcgcaaaaaaaaacatgtaataactaaaaaactaaattttgatttagatacattcaaatgtttgaaaaaatcatCTGCTTAATACTTTTCAGTAAAAAACTCCttaattggtttaaaaaaaactaaatatgaaggtattttaagaattaaaatatttgtttgaccCATTCAcagttattaatagtttttatatactatttagtaattttaaattatttttcaatcgaaatattataaatatttaaaaatgtatgaaaacaatctgaaattttgtttttcttaactgtatttatatgcataaatcataataaaatactcaagtttattttttaatatagttttaacttaCTTTGCAGGAAATATTTCGGTGACAAGAGTCCATGAAACTGGCGTTATTCCAattgatgaaattaaaatagtagtaaGAAAAAGTATTAGTACTGCCCAAGAGGTTGTTGGTTCTGCATTTTTCCAATAGACACCGATTAGTCCAATAGCTATGTAGCAGACGGAGCAAATCGATAACGTAAACAAAGTGAGAAATCGTTTGCCTAGTGTACGTATTAGAAAAACTGCCATTAAACTTCCTACTATAGAAAGAGCCATCGAGAATgactgaaaatataattaaattcattcaaaaaactgcacaaaatattgaaataacgtTTTCAAGTAGGCAACTAAAAAACCAAAACCTACTTGGCTAAATAACTTACTATTGTCCATTCGACGTTAACGGGTGCGTCAAATTCTTTAAGTATTGATACTAAATATGGTAACAATGGTAATCCAGACAATAagttcatgaaaaaaaaatatatcgtcaTCAAACAAAAAGGTCTTATGACTTCGGGCTCGAAAAGATGTTTCCAAGCATTTGTATTTTCTTTTTGATCTATAAAATTGTGACGACATGTTGAGCTTGCTGTAcaataaaatagaacaaaataaaccGCACGACGGAAAATTAGTGATATTACTAGGTTCGTCGTTGTTGGAGGGCGAGCTGTATCTGACCATTTCTTGAAATTCGTTTTCACATTTTTCGTACGAAACTTTTCCTCTCAACCGGCTGAGGTTTCGGTGTGCTTTTGAATGTTTTCCCTTGGCCAATAACCACATCGGAGAATCCGGTGTCTAAAACATATCATGATTTTTGGTTGATTATTATTGAGCCGTCGGCAATACCGATCGCATACCTGATTACCGTTAATAATATAGCAATGGTCAACATTGGAAACACCGTGGTCAATAGCACTGTCAATCTCCATTGCATGGTAATACTGTACACCATAGTCAAAATTATGGATCCACCATAGTAAAATACGTTCAGCGCCGAAGTCAAAGCGCCTCTTAGTTTTGGTTCGCATACTTCACCGGCGTACGCGAGACTCGGGGCGTTCGAAAACCCTAAAGTCAACGCCATCAGGATTGAGCTGGCGTACAGTATTTCTACGTTTTCGGCGAAGTATAATATGATCTGTGCTATTATGCTCGGTATGTTCGTCAGTATCATACACTTCTTGTGGCCAAATCGGTCCAGTAAAAGCAAAGATAGAATATTTCCCACGGGTGTGAACAAATATAACAGACTGGCTGAaatgtcattaaatattttatgacccAACTACGcatataacactataacaggTGATGGCTTAATAGCTacttgtacaattttaattatatttcaaccaggcaattaaaaatacttgaatgaaacaattttcaaatatatttccaaatatttattttgatgcgattataaaaaatgtaattcaaatactgttataattatttactggcTCATAAAAGTTCACAGGggttgaattataaaaaaaaaaatggagataaagctaaaaaaaataccCTTAGAATTttggtatacaatttaataatttgattttttttttttattaatataattttatatattttatagatactaTCTCACTAAATATGTGTCttgaatgtatttaaattattttttataaactgactacaattgaattttatttaaaacatagtagccagtaggtataccGTCCTTACAGGTGAGTTGTTTTGTTTAATAGCTATTAGAGTGTTGATCTTGATATATTTACCGAACCAAGATGCTTCTTCGCTTGTTATACTCAAAGATTCGTTTGCGTCTTTGGATGCTCTATTCTCTATGGCCCCAATAACTACAGTGGATATCATGACTTGTGCACCGAGTTGGAGTTGCAAGAACCATACTCCTGATATTGCCCAACACTGTTTAGAAATGTATATGTTACCGAAAATGTTGACATTTAGGAAATGATGACAATTCCTAGTAAATATTGACAATTCCTAAAANNNNNNNNNNNNNNNNNNNNNNNNNNNNNNNNNNNNNNNNNNNNNNNNNNTGACACCAAACTTACTATTTTATGCCAGGGACACACATGCGTGTTTAAAATCGGTTATCGCAATCGACATAAACCCGtgtttgatataatttcatgtctccacacagatatataaaataattttataagtttattttatatacccgTGTGTCTCCGTTTCTCATTTAATTTGAGTTCGACAGCATTATTAGTTCGGTAGTGTCTTCTATATAGAGTGTAaaggactataatatatagttttatttaattaatttataattattataatttgtatcgaaacaatatttatcaatttttacagtaaaatatacatttttaatattattttaaaaaaaaaaattaattaataaatgtcgtgttatgctttttttttgatatatttttagatcatCAAATTCCGGGCCCTAGTGATAAAATTGCCTAATAAACTACGGAAATGATGACAATTCCTAGACGGTGATAAAATTGCCTTCCGCTTTTAGGAATTGTCAACATTTACTAGGAATTGTCATAATTTCCTAAATTGTCAACATTtccggtaacatatatatattgtttcattGTATAAATTACCGCACTTAAATaaacacatgatattatattgatacatgactataattcatttaaaatcacTCACCATTGTAATTGGTGTGAAATTCGgatttatctataataaataacttacctGAGCTAAAGTCGATTTGATGCCATATTGATAATGGTTATTTGCATCCATATTGATGGATTGTATCGTTTTATTtcttctataaattaaaaataataaatactaaaatcaatatTCTAGTTCAATTTAAACATACCTACcataattatctaatatttcgagtacctacttaatagacTATACAAAAGACTATAGTGTTCAATTTAACGTACTTTGTTAATTCCTTATTAATTaacgattttaaataaatctataaaactagattttgtaaaaatagcaatttttaagttttggaATAGAAAATGTCCATTCACATGTTGTATAATTTATcgattatcaaaataaaaagttatttatttatagatatttaaaatgtagtatttcAGTGTGtcgataatatttttctaatttaattttaatttttttttaatcttacatACGAGACACATTACATATCGATGTCTTCTTTTGAATAATTCACTAGGTAACTTATAAcacagttttatattattcattaaataatattgatttactaggaatatattatataaattatcggtTTTATAAGAAAATTCACAATTCATATgactttattaatttcaaaatagtgTGGTTAgctattagaataataaaaaaatattatacaattactgaaaaaaaataatacttatctaaaaaagttgttttgttaatttaaaaatataaaatatcacacgtcaatgttaaaaatacaagaattatattttgatttttgcattttatattaagtttaaccgcagttatttatttatgtatgttatattttttaacttcgtTGAGATgtattgcaattatttttaatattttattcatgtctccgattagttaaaataataaaacaattttgtttctcATCCGTATGTCatgttgaaattaatatattcgatttaattatttctaaataataagaatagGTAATATAGAGAATACcgatgaaaaacaatattttctaaaaaaaactcACCAGACTTTAACTAAGATGTTTAATTGAATCAGTTTATGCGATTATCACTCAACGTATACCTACACTGATTTAAAAACGCGtatgttacaatattgtttattgcacgtacctaattaatattgcGACAATCTAAGTGCTTCATACTATCTTTTATCGTAATGCTTTTAAGCAACACGTtgataaataatgtttagtatacAAACTCCTCCGTCACCATCAAATTCATTTTTGCCGCCAATCTActtaaccaaatattatatttttactatttatatgttCATAACTGTTGCAATATTGTTAACCATTTATCCATATTTATGTAATCTACacgtattatacaaataaatataataatattatgtaaaactatcCCCATGGCCACTATTGTCTAggttaattaatatgtttataaaatatttaaaaaaagttataggtacaattatacctacttaaaatgatatattttcattatagtaCCTGTATAACCCGACTTACCACGgggaaaaaaatgaacaaacataaaatacgtTATATCGGTTATATTATGTCACTATATCGGTGTACCTCGCGGTTTTAGATGTTGAAAACATACTCAAGAGTCTCAagaaatttattgatataacttttattgcaATCGGTCCAGTAGTTTCTGAGATTAgcaggttataacttataacgtaCAAACTCTTTAcctttagtataaattatggttttatggtgtgttttttttattttttgtaattttttgtaatcCTAAGTGGGagccataattttataaatatattatttttggttttacaatgaagttgtacgtttaatttttttctgtgaaCACTTTTTCCGGTAGATGCTTGAAGAATAGGTGAGGTCCTATTGATCGATTTCAAATCGAACTTTGTTAGTACTTTGAAAaagtcatttttgattttatccaTTGTTTTTTCAAACGTTAAAAAAGACTAAAAAGAActattaaagaatttaaaaaatgacaaacatGATTAAAGTAGTTGATATTGTATGAACGTGATAGTTTAATCGAaacgttaattaattttaaaaaacgtttattGTAACACTTTCCACTTAATACGtctaatacattaatttttatcagacatttcataaataaatatatattatgtaaggatcattacaacaataaaatctTGTAGTTATAGAATTATGATGAATAAATGTTAAGTTTctgcaattaaattatttaatattttttttatagacctaGTTAGGAGAGCTACAATAATTGAAgtagtaaaatcaataataagtaataaaataataattatcttataagttattaacaaTGACTAATGAATACAGTTTACACGATGTagtacttatacaataataacatatgatatacaatatacatacatataaattcactatttacatataggtatttaaacaaaattttacaatatcagTCAGCACATGGATAGCTTTGTTTATAGCTAATTTTCCATATAGactatggtttttaatttaaatttgtttttaaaatagcgattaataaaaaaaaaacaatggcgCCTTTTATCAGAGAAATATTCAATACAAACAACTAATACGTATAAGAATGAAATTACGATACACTTTTTTtctatctataataatagacagtaattatttttactacgaTCTTATTTGCACACTATACCATTTAACTGTTTTTACATGAATGATGaaacttaaatacttatattatattcagataatattattaggtactttattattaggtttacataatatatatttaatataatatattacatataataagcAAATAGCCAAATATTGGTGTAGGTTAAAGTTTAGGTCATTCTTCTGGGTCaaaactaagtaggtacctatacgatgATTTGAATCGGTAATTACATCGTATACCTACATCATTGTATCGAGACTTAATATATTGAAcgatttatttgattttcacttataattttatagtagctggtagttgttttataatatattatgtaattatgttttGCTGTGTGCCTACAAACAACAACACTCTAAATATTGTGCTAtcgatataatgataaaatatataataccaaataaaaaaaaaacactaatgcATTATTTTCGAAAAGTATTAACATAGGATTATTGTATTGTCGTGATCGGAGTATTAAACTACAAAAATAGTACTAACTATgagatatattatgttcatacagTCATATATAGATAAACACAAAGCTTAACACCAATGAACAATGACCGATAAGACataattttagttgttaatcctctttaaaataactataatactataaccaaacatattataacgttataatttgaGAGGTGGATgcaagtataggtactttttccGCAACCtaagaaatttaataagtaatatttttatatcaatgccCGGCATTTAGTTTTACGCTGTTGAGACCCCGTAccatttgataataggtaataatattaatataattatgagcAACTAATAATGTGTGCAGTGCCCTGCGATATCTGTAATAgctcttttaaattttaatagaaaaatgtgtccgtatgtgtttaaaattaaattttcgcATTAatggataattatataatttttcattcaattaacATTGAACATTCGTGTAATGTACATgaagttgcccccccccccccccccactttgtccgaatGACTCCAAAATACcagcaaataattgcaaatcgaGTTTCGTTAATTGCAAATCACCCAGTTTTGagtaaaatcaaattcaaaattggggGGGGGCAACTTCATGTAgcccccactttgtccgattcatttcaaaatatctacaaataattgcaaattaattgcaactAATTGCAAATCAAGTTTTACTAAttacaaatcatattttatattttttacgattttttcaattttttagccagccccccactttgtccgattcATTTCAAAATACCGCCAAACAATTGCAAATTGAGTTTTGCTAattgcaaatcattttttatattttttacgaatttttcaattttttagccagtccctactttattaattttcgatttttactttaataacatttttttattcaaatgatttttttatcctgtataggttttttagatttttatgaaaaattaataaaaaaatcatagttaaattaaaaaaatatcttaataggataaaaaatcttatagtaatattatattatttttttatacattgattatatatttttttaatttgaccaggttttttttattaattttgaggtttattattttttaattttaaagaagttggttgaaaattaattaaaaaaagccTACTTTTGGATGAAGtagatgtatatatttttattcccaAAACCGCGGTGGTAAAAATACGCAAGCCCTGCTAAAAATCTAAGCGCCATCATCTTTTTACCACTCCTAGGTcagcgaatttttttttatttaatacatttctttacaagttacaaatacATAGTGTAAATATATACAGACATAAAGAATATATCTACTCATGTAAGCCTTGGCTTGTGGTGGAGtagagtaaaataatacatttatattatttacctttataaaatatagtgttaCTCTGTTACACGTACAACAAACTAACGTTCCTATGACCCGTgaaattcaacaattattattatttttattaatattttacgtatatgTACATTATTCTCTATATAAAATGCTTTCCCTCCACCTGTggcctattaaattatttttacttcaggAGCGAAAATTTGAACTTACTACCCacccattttatttaaatgtacctatcaaCCGAAACCCGCTCGATCCGCTCGTAGGTACTGAATCTCTTACAAAATgtgtgtacataatacatattgttatttttacccccagctattttttttatactgtataaaaaattagaatCCTAATGGATATTTCAATAGCTTTAAACTATTAACATTcattgaaaatagttttttttttcgataaatgtacctatactatacgatatttatttctaaaaaaaaaaattctaacaaTTTAATACGGAATTTATAAGGATcctcataattaattttgatcttACAACAGcttaaatataccaaaaatatcTTTGTACAAATTTTGTTATGTCTACACAAATCAAATTAAcatgttgacaaaatgtatatttattatttaaacgtaaaataaagattttagtcCCCTATTTTGTTGTAGGTTGTGTTGTAGCCattcaaatcattattattattagagagCCTTTATATTGCCTTTATGTAGCCTTTATAATATAGGCtctctatttattattatttactaaatacaatgaagctataaaataaaaaaacatagattACATACATAGAGTATAAGAATAtggatttatcatattatagtatctatgaAAATCGCCAATTGTGGCCATTCGTTGGAGACAATTAACAATTGCaatgaagaaataaaaataaaaataacactccATCATTAGATGGACattaatctgtatattataatgcaacatttcacatattttgttatacgttcaggttttttcataaaatatttcgatactttCAAGTTCAGTTTGGAACGACATGTAGACGGATGAAAATAGCTGTTTGTTTCATGGCggttacacacataatataggcCCTATATATTGCACACATAGACAGCTAGTGTTCGACGGAAGTGTCAATGTTTACACGTAAgtttgtttacatattattttggggcttaaacttaatttttagtattataataaatattgattgtcACGGACAATCTGCTAATTGGCTGACGTAGATTTATT
It contains:
- the LOC100165042 gene encoding facilitated trehalose transporter Tret1, which produces MDANNHYQYGIKSTLAQCWAISGVWFLQLQLGAQVMISTVVIGAIENRASKDANESLSITSEEASWFASLLYLFTPVGNILSLLLLDRFGHKKCMILTNIPSIIAQIILYFAENVEILYASSILMALTLGFSNAPSLAYAGEVCEPKLRGALTSALNVFYYGGSIILTMVYSITMQWRLTVLLTTVFPMLTIAILLTTPDSPMWLLAKGKHSKAHRNLSRLRGKVSYEKCENEFQEMVRYSSPSNNDEPNQKENTNAWKHLFEPEVIRPFCLMTIYFFFMNLLSGLPLLPYLVSILKEFDAPVNVEWTISFSMALSIVGSLMAVFLIRTLGKRFLTLFTLSICSVCYIAIGLIGVYWKNAEPTTSWAVLILFLTTILISSIGITPVSWTLVTEIFPAKSRNILCSVCTGVCFIITFFMAKYYPELSILVEFYNLFTIVGIVGLFGCIYFYFYLPETENKTLQEITEFFK